The Paenibacillus sp. BIC5C1 DNA segment GCCGAGTCTGGTTGCGATGGTTCACGGCGAGACATCAACCGGGCAAATGCAGCCGCTCGCCGAGATTGGCAAAGCCTGTCGTGAACTTGATATTTTACTTGTGGTTGATGCGGTTGCCACCATTGGTGGAACACCTGTCGAGACAGATGCATGGCATCTGGATGCAGTCATGGGAGGAACACAGAAGTGTCTGTCCGTTCCGTCCGGGATGGCGCCATTATCGTATAACAGCCGTGTGGAGAAGAAATTGATGAGCCGCAAAACCGTCGAACGGGGCCTTCGCGATGCAGCAAGTGCTCGGGCTGAAGGGCGCACGATTGCCAGTAATTATTTTGACCTGAGCCAATTACAAGACTACTGGAGTTCGGCACGGTTAAACCATCATACAGAGGCTACTTCGATGCTCTACGCTCTTCACGAAGGACTGCGAATTTTGCTTCAGGAAGGTCTGGATGCCCGTTTTCAGAGACATCGAATCAATGAACGAGCGTTGGTCGCGGGGATTCAGGGCATGGGGCTCAAACTGTATGGAGAAATGTCCAGTAAACTTCCGATGGTCACCTGTATCGAAATTCCGGATGGTATAGACGGCGAGTTGGTACGCAGCATGCTTCTGAACGATTTCAGTATTGAGATTGCCAGTTCGTTTGGACCATTGAAAGGCAAGATTTGGCGTATTGGTACGATGGGATTCAGCTGCCAGCGCAAAAATGTACTGCATGTGCTAGGTGCGCTGGAAGCTGTCCTGTTGCGTCATCGTCACAACTTGCCAGCAGGGGAAGCCGTGCAGGCAGCACTGGATGTGTATGCCGGGAAGGAGGGTGTCTTATGTTGAACCAGATGCCGATATCCAGGGAGGTAATGGTTACCTCCCCGCATTATTTGGCAAGCGCAGTTGGCAGCTCAATCCTCCAGCAGGGAGGGAACGCTTATGATGCTGCTGTAGCTGTAAGTGCAGCACTCGGCGTAGTCTACCCGCACATGACAGGACTTGGCGGAGATGCATTCTTTCTGATTCACGATGGAGCAAGTGGTGACATAACGGCCTACAACGGAAGCGGTCGTTCGGCAGCAGGCATTCATGCCGACACATTCAAAGCAATGGGGATGAGCACCATACCTCAGCGAGGTGTGCTTAGCGCGATTACCGTTCCTGGAATGGTAGACGCATGGTGGGAAGTCTGGTCCCGCTACGGGAAGTTAAAGTGGGAACAGTTGCTTGAACCAGCCGCGCAATATGCGGAAAAGGGATGTCCTGTATCCCGAAATCTGCGCCTATGGCTGGAACGTGATGAGGATTTCATTATGGGGCATACACCGTTGCGAGCGGTATTTGCCCCTTTTGGTACACTTTTGCAGGAAGGGGATCTACTCTTGCAGCCTGATCTAGCTTCCTCCATTCGCCTGATTCAGGCAGGTGGGCGCGATGTTTTTTATAGCGGGGAACTGGCAGGGCAGCTAACTTCAGCTATTCGTGAGGATGGCGGCATGCTTGCCCCAGCGGATTTCGCAGCTCACAAGGGAGAGTGGGTGAAGCCGATCACTACTGATTACCGTGGCTATCAAGTTCATCAGATGCCGCCGAATTCACAGGGTTTCTCGATGCTGATGATGTTGAATATGCTGGAACATATTGATCTATCTTCCGTGGCGCGTACGTCCCCCGAGTTTTATCACCTGATGGCTGAAGTGGTCAAAAAGGCTTTTCGTGACCGTGATCGTTATCTCACAGACCCGGAGTTCAGGGATATTCCGCTGGAAAATCTGTTATCCAAGGTTTATGGAG contains these protein-coding regions:
- the ggt gene encoding gamma-glutamyltransferase, with protein sequence MLNQMPISREVMVTSPHYLASAVGSSILQQGGNAYDAAVAVSAALGVVYPHMTGLGGDAFFLIHDGASGDITAYNGSGRSAAGIHADTFKAMGMSTIPQRGVLSAITVPGMVDAWWEVWSRYGKLKWEQLLEPAAQYAEKGCPVSRNLRLWLERDEDFIMGHTPLRAVFAPFGTLLQEGDLLLQPDLASSIRLIQAGGRDVFYSGELAGQLTSAIREDGGMLAPADFAAHKGEWVKPITTDYRGYQVHQMPPNSQGFSMLMMLNMLEHIDLSSVARTSPEFYHLMAEVVKKAFRDRDRYLTDPEFRDIPLENLLSKVYGDELWNEIQSTPPVAQPFLSKMMGQDTAYAAVVDNQGNAVSFIQSLYFDFGAAYVPGDTGVIMQNRGSFFSLDPKDANVLEPNKRSFHTLMPGLVTRNGKPYMLVGTQGGEGQPQTQLSVLTGVLDYGLNIQEAIGLPRWVYGRTWGEEGDTMRVENRYHDDVCDTLAQWGHNVEARAPWDGIMGQSQGIVIREDGMISGAADPRGDGMAIGW
- a CDS encoding pyridoxal-phosphate-dependent aminotransferase family protein; this encodes MSNYKELSPSLRTIMTPGPVEVDPRVLRALSFPILGQFDPEFTSLMNETMVMLRELYMTDNEWCYPVDGTSRSGIEAVLVSLIQPGDRVLVPIYGRFGHLLVEISERCGAEVIFFETEWGTVFDPEEVIKAIHAHKPSLVAMVHGETSTGQMQPLAEIGKACRELDILLVVDAVATIGGTPVETDAWHLDAVMGGTQKCLSVPSGMAPLSYNSRVEKKLMSRKTVERGLRDAASARAEGRTIASNYFDLSQLQDYWSSARLNHHTEATSMLYALHEGLRILLQEGLDARFQRHRINERALVAGIQGMGLKLYGEMSSKLPMVTCIEIPDGIDGELVRSMLLNDFSIEIASSFGPLKGKIWRIGTMGFSCQRKNVLHVLGALEAVLLRHRHNLPAGEAVQAALDVYAGKEGVLC